From one Anopheles bellator chromosome 1, idAnoBellAS_SP24_06.2, whole genome shotgun sequence genomic stretch:
- the LOC131205214 gene encoding GTP-binding protein Di-Ras1 has product MKMSDFERIRLVILGGAGVGKSCIIKRFLFKTYSDKYRPTVEDLYNREYDLGSVTLKVDILDTSGEMQFPAMRRLSIATAHAFLLVYATTSEASLGCVKQCFEEIREQRADFQDIPMVIVGNKYDLTGTHREVRIEDVSEWVFCELPKLKVKVLECSAKDDYNIMEIFRTFVTLSRILPVNGGGAESGSGLKRRSSAYVSASSKAKSRIGSPSIGCEKAKDPSYLAASTSEGTSSGDVKAKPRSRSLIRRSSRKTKQQIQNASGVEDCNIQ; this is encoded by the exons atgaaaatgtcaGATTTCGAGCGCATAAGGCTAGTGATTTTGGGTGGAGCCGGTGTCGGTAAGAGCTGTATCATTAAGCGCTTCTTATTTAAGACGTACTCCGACAAGTACAGACCCACGGTCGAGGATCTGTACAACCGGGAGTACGACCTCGGCTCGGTGACGCTCAAG GTTGACATCCTTGATACGTCCGGCGAGATGCAGTTTCCGGCCATGAGGAGACTATCGATTGCAACGGCTCACGCGTTCCTGCTGGTGTACGCGACCACGTCCGAGGCCAGCCTGGGCTGCGTCAAGCAGTGCTTCGAGGAGATACGGGAACAGCGGGCCGACTTCCAGGACATTCCCATGGTGATTGTTGGCAACAAGTACGACCTCACCGGCACTCACCGCGAGGTGCGCATCGAAGACGTTTCCGAGTGGGTGTTCTGCGAGCTACCGAAGCTAAA GGTGAAGGTGTTGGAGTGTTCGGCAAAGGATGATTACAATATCATGGAAATATTTCGAACGTTTGTAACACTGTCCCGCATACTGccggtgaacggtggcggtgcggaATCAGGGTCCGGATTGAAGCGACGTTCGTCCGCGTACGTCAGTGCCAGCAGCAAAG CAAAGTCGAGAATCGGAAGTCCGTCCATTGGTtgtgaaaaggcgaaagatCCGTCATATCTGGCGGCATCCACCTCGGAAGGCACCAGCAGTGGGGATGTGAAAGCTAAACCCCGGTCCAG ATCACTCATTCGTAGATCGTcccggaaaacgaaacaacaaattcAAAACGCTTCCGGCGTTGAGGACTGTAACATTCAATAA